The Penaeus chinensis breed Huanghai No. 1 chromosome 21, ASM1920278v2, whole genome shotgun sequence genome has a window encoding:
- the LOC125036707 gene encoding hairy/enhancer-of-split related with YRPW motif protein-like yields MKRTLSESECDDIYSGDEKDGDDCSSSGGVSRKRRRGIIEKRRRDRINNSLSELRRLVPAAFEKQGSAKLEKAEILQMTVDHLKMLHTKGLDALAYDPNKFAMDYHNIGFRECAAEVARYLVTIEGMDIQDPLRLRLMSHLQCYAAQRDLANKQAASSWGWGSSQPAAPAPPSYAPASSLSGFQGHVLPPHGAPTHHPSAGAHHTAGPPVGLDQSHGMSAFSAPSSSGNNDGGCSLGTPQVPRLPTTGAGAPHVPAVSMATAAGQHTNYHLNLNAHAFPATNPAPTISNISLSANTASTLNPASYNPGLQGGAPGVKPYRPWGAEIAY; encoded by the exons ATGAAGCGAACTCtgagcgagagcgagtgcgatGACATCTACTCGGGCGACGAGAAAGA CGGTGATGACTGCTCCTCCAGCGGCGGCGTGTCCCGCAAGCGGCGTCGCGGCATTATCGAGAAGCGGCGTCGCGACCGCATCAACAACTCCCTCTCGGAGCTGCGGCGTCTCGTGCCTGCGGCCTTCGAGAAGCAAGGCTCTGCCAAGCTGGAGAAGGCAGAGATCCTCCAGATGACAGTCGACCACCTCAAGATGCTCCACACCAAAG gaCTGGACGCTCTGGCCTACGACCCCAACAAGTTCGCCATGGACTACCACAACATCGGGTTCCGCGAGTGCGCGGCGGAGGTGGCGCGCTACCTGGTCACCATCGAGGGCATGGACATCCAGGACCCGCTGCGCCTGCGCCTCATGAGCCACCTGCAGTGCTACGCGGCGCAGAGGGACCTCGCCAACAAGCAGGCGGCCTCctcgtgggggtgggggtcgtcCCAGCCCGCCGCACCCGCGCCACCGTCCTACGCGCCGGCGTCGTCCCTCTCAGGGTTCCAGGGGCACGTCCTGCCCCCTCACGGCGCCCCCACGCACCATCCGTCCGCCGGGGCGCACCACACGGCCGGGCCCCCCGTCGGCCTCGACCAGAGCCACGGCATGTCGGCCTTCAGCGCCCCGTCCTCCAGCGGTAACAACGACGGCGGCTGCAGCCTCGGCACGCCCCAGGTGCCCCGACTACCTACGACGGGGGCCGGCGCCCCCCACGTGCCGGCCGTGTCCATGGCCACCGCCGCCGGCCAGCACACCAACTACCACCTGAACCTCAACGCCCACGCCTTCCCCGCCACAAACCCCGCGCCCACCATCTCCAACATCAGCCTGTCGGCCAACACCGCGTCCACCCTGAACCCCGCCTCCTACAACCCCGGGCTTCAGGGCGGCGCCCCGGGCGTCAAGCCCTACAGACCGTGGGGCGCCGAGATCGCCTACTAG